In Mesotoga sp. UBA6090, the following are encoded in one genomic region:
- a CDS encoding DMT family transporter, giving the protein MVYLLLAILSSSSIAMIFKVTEGRSYNRLAVAMFNYLSAFFTALIMVAVERPAVGPGGGSPTEVILKGQRLFSQTSSVVWGLSLGIVSGLFFFLSFIFYQKSVRESGASLSGAFGKLGILIPMLLSLLVWKEYPKTLQWVGIGLAVFSIVLVNNPVGSGRRNFKAALILLFITGGLAEFMNKLFQNYTVSGYKNVFLFSVFASAFAISAVFLKRSGKSFHKGEVLVGLIVGLPNLFSSFFLIMALEEMKGSVVFPVYSAGSVVMISLGSLLFFGEKLKKLEMISLGMVLVSLIIINI; this is encoded by the coding sequence GTGGTCTATCTTTTGCTGGCGATACTTTCCAGTTCCTCTATAGCAATGATTTTCAAGGTGACCGAGGGGAGAAGTTACAACAGGCTTGCGGTTGCCATGTTCAATTACCTGAGCGCGTTTTTCACAGCGCTCATTATGGTAGCGGTTGAAAGACCGGCCGTAGGTCCTGGGGGAGGATCTCCGACCGAAGTAATACTGAAGGGACAACGTCTTTTCAGCCAAACCAGCAGCGTAGTGTGGGGCTTGTCTTTGGGCATTGTCTCGGGCCTGTTCTTCTTCCTTTCCTTCATCTTTTATCAGAAGAGCGTCAGGGAAAGCGGGGCAAGCCTTTCCGGAGCCTTCGGAAAGCTTGGGATCCTTATTCCTATGCTTCTTTCTTTGCTAGTCTGGAAGGAGTATCCGAAAACACTGCAATGGGTGGGGATCGGTCTTGCCGTCTTCTCGATCGTGCTCGTTAACAACCCAGTCGGATCTGGGAGGAGAAACTTCAAAGCCGCTCTCATCCTGTTGTTCATTACCGGTGGACTGGCCGAATTCATGAACAAGTTATTCCAGAACTACACCGTCAGCGGGTACAAGAATGTCTTTCTCTTCAGCGTTTTTGCAAGCGCTTTCGCGATAAGCGCGGTCTTTCTGAAGAGGTCGGGGAAATCTTTCCATAAGGGGGAAGTACTCGTGGGGTTAATCGTGGGACTGCCCAACCTCTTCTCTTCCTTCTTTCTCATAATGGCCCTCGAAGAAATGAAGGGTTCCGTGGTTTTCCCCGTTTACAGCGCGGGAAGCGTTGTGATGATCAGTCTTGGAAGCCTGTTGTTCTTCGGTGAAAAGCTTAAGAAGCTCGAGATGATTTCCCTGGGCATGGTGCTGGTCTCCCTGATTATAATAAACATATGA
- a CDS encoding GNAT family N-acetyltransferase: MENKKAGNIHVRFATIDDNEKLLKIEQESAQEGNIWLVAFREDFFGRLKYFKEGFIMIAEDAYDIIGCIGVGIDSLIVNGETKKGIYLFGLRTNPKYRLKVARWLKSIIQELQDLLGPTDFDFGYASVKADNAASKKILEHMGFSTTATLDFYACPVRKTPQEKSVFVEREVDLETILDLYKPLEKDHDFLLQGTNAFESMIADCRLRLFKTEGASALVLDTSGEQDFGITRLSKRLRAFQLLAQGTLSSLVRIPRMNERLRSWDVLLFGWNDTQSARRTVRKIHRCAWEEGITLINFSRDSNLGSMKSVVGPLSFRIPFEIMIYEKNSINRGSRPMIRTPTI, encoded by the coding sequence ATGGAAAACAAGAAGGCAGGAAACATCCATGTAAGGTTTGCCACAATCGATGACAACGAAAAGCTCCTCAAGATCGAGCAAGAGTCTGCTCAGGAGGGGAATATCTGGCTAGTAGCCTTCAGAGAGGACTTCTTTGGAAGATTGAAGTACTTCAAAGAAGGTTTCATCATGATTGCCGAAGACGCCTATGACATCATAGGGTGTATCGGTGTTGGAATCGACAGCCTGATCGTCAACGGAGAGACAAAAAAGGGCATATATCTCTTTGGGCTACGGACGAACCCGAAATACAGGCTGAAAGTTGCTCGCTGGCTGAAATCGATCATTCAGGAACTGCAGGATCTTCTTGGCCCCACGGATTTCGATTTCGGATACGCCTCTGTTAAGGCAGACAACGCTGCCTCAAAGAAGATTCTCGAGCACATGGGTTTCTCCACTACGGCGACACTGGACTTCTACGCCTGTCCGGTGAGGAAGACCCCCCAGGAGAAGTCGGTTTTTGTGGAAAGGGAGGTAGACCTCGAAACGATATTGGACCTGTACAAACCTCTTGAGAAGGATCATGACTTCCTACTTCAAGGTACAAATGCCTTCGAGTCGATGATTGCAGATTGTAGATTGAGGTTATTCAAGACGGAAGGGGCATCCGCGCTGGTTCTCGATACGAGCGGCGAGCAGGACTTCGGAATCACACGTCTTTCAAAGAGATTGAGGGCATTCCAGCTTCTTGCTCAGGGAACTCTTTCATCGCTGGTAAGGATCCCGAGAATGAATGAGCGATTGAGATCCTGGGACGTTCTTCTCTTCGGCTGGAACGATACCCAAAGCGCCCGGAGGACTGTAAGAAAGATTCACAGATGCGCCTGGGAAGAAGGCATAACGCTGATCAACTTTTCGAGGGACAGTAATCTTGGGAGTATGAAGAGTGTGGTGGGCCCTCTCAGTTTCAGGATCCCCTTTGAGATAATGATCTATGAGAAGAACAGTATAAATAGAGGAAGCAGACCAATGATTAGAACTCCGACGATATAA
- a CDS encoding cupin domain-containing protein: MLKSSIEKGKVALDKSGLKGRIIYDKESAQAVVIDIERGNELAEHKTPVDVFILVLAGKGIITIGEEKYEVMKDDIIDSPKMIPHGIINTGEETMRVLVVKAPHP, translated from the coding sequence ATGCTGAAAAGCTCAATAGAAAAAGGGAAAGTCGCGCTTGACAAGTCCGGTCTCAAGGGTCGGATTATCTACGACAAAGAGTCTGCGCAGGCAGTCGTTATAGATATTGAAAGGGGAAACGAGTTAGCCGAGCACAAGACTCCGGTAGATGTATTCATTCTGGTTCTAGCCGGGAAGGGAATAATCACGATCGGCGAAGAGAAGTACGAGGTAATGAAAGACGACATCATAGACAGTCCGAAAATGATCCCGCACGGAATAATAAACACCGGAGAGGAGACGATGCGGGTTCTGGTAGTGAAGGCGCCGCATCCATAG